In Streptomyces sp. NBC_00091, the following proteins share a genomic window:
- a CDS encoding DAK2 domain-containing protein, translating to MAHEPGPHALDAEAVRTWSSLALAALGRAREDIDAINVYPVADADTGTNLYLTAGSADRALAEAFAETPAGVTDGTGPTSLSEAVRAYAHGALIGARGNSGTILAQLLRGVADVLGADPGDRAPGPLLAQALTRAAEEAYQAVAHPVEGTMLTVAGAAARAGSAAGSAAGTAAEVARAAYEGARAALAETPGQLAALGKAGVVDAGGCGLVAVLGALWQALSGQEPAAEPVPGRTVPVLLDPEPCAQEQGGPAYEVIYLLDASEEAVAELRARLDGLGDSLVVVGGDGLWNVHVHVDDPGAAVEAGVVAGRPYRIRITHFGDERRRAAAPRVQRAVVAVVQGEGLAALCGEAGATTVPARPGEQPDVAELLAAVRRAHAREVVLLPGSAELRAAAAAAAEQARADGVRVAVIPTRSAVQGLAALAVHDPDGSFDEDVVAMTAAAGATRYGELAVAERQSFTSAGICQAGDVLGLIDGDVAVIGAGLPETAEAVLERMLGSGGELVTLVLGPEVPDTLAARLEAYVQHAHLAVDTVTYRGGRWSAPLLIGVE from the coding sequence GTGGCGCACGAGCCTGGACCGCACGCCCTCGACGCCGAAGCGGTGCGCACCTGGAGCTCGCTGGCCCTGGCCGCACTGGGCCGGGCCCGCGAGGACATCGACGCGATCAACGTCTACCCGGTCGCGGACGCCGACACCGGAACCAACCTCTACCTCACCGCCGGGTCCGCCGACCGCGCCCTGGCCGAGGCCTTCGCCGAGACCCCCGCGGGCGTGACGGACGGCACAGGGCCGACCTCCCTGTCCGAAGCCGTACGGGCCTACGCGCACGGAGCCCTCATAGGCGCCCGGGGGAACTCCGGGACCATCCTCGCCCAGCTGCTGCGCGGCGTGGCCGACGTGCTCGGCGCCGACCCCGGGGACCGCGCCCCGGGCCCGCTGCTCGCACAGGCCCTGACCCGGGCCGCCGAGGAGGCCTACCAGGCCGTCGCGCACCCGGTCGAGGGCACCATGCTCACCGTCGCAGGCGCCGCCGCCCGGGCCGGGTCCGCCGCGGGGTCCGCCGCCGGCACCGCCGCCGAAGTGGCCCGGGCCGCCTACGAGGGGGCCCGCGCGGCCCTCGCCGAGACCCCGGGCCAGCTGGCCGCCCTCGGGAAGGCCGGGGTGGTCGACGCCGGGGGCTGCGGGCTGGTCGCCGTACTCGGGGCCCTGTGGCAGGCGCTGTCGGGCCAGGAACCCGCCGCCGAGCCGGTACCCGGCCGGACCGTGCCCGTGCTCCTGGACCCCGAGCCCTGCGCGCAGGAGCAGGGCGGTCCCGCGTACGAGGTGATCTACCTGCTGGACGCCTCCGAAGAGGCCGTCGCCGAACTGCGCGCCCGCCTCGACGGGCTCGGCGACTCCCTGGTGGTGGTCGGCGGCGACGGGCTGTGGAACGTCCACGTGCACGTCGACGACCCCGGCGCGGCCGTCGAGGCCGGGGTGGTCGCCGGGCGGCCGTACCGCATCCGCATCACCCACTTCGGCGACGAACGCCGCCGCGCTGCGGCCCCCCGCGTCCAGCGGGCCGTGGTCGCCGTGGTCCAGGGCGAGGGGCTGGCCGCCCTGTGCGGGGAGGCCGGCGCCACCACCGTGCCGGCCCGCCCCGGGGAGCAGCCCGACGTCGCCGAACTGCTCGCCGCCGTCCGCCGGGCACACGCCCGCGAGGTGGTCCTGCTGCCCGGCAGCGCCGAGCTGCGCGCCGCCGCCGCGGCCGCCGCCGAACAGGCCCGCGCCGACGGGGTACGGGTCGCCGTGATCCCCACCCGCTCCGCGGTCCAGGGGCTGGCCGCCCTCGCCGTGCACGACCCGGACGGCAGCTTCGACGAGGACGTCGTCGCCATGACCGCGGCCGCCGGCGCCACCCGCTACGGGGAACTGGCCGTCGCCGAACGCCAGTCCTTCACCTCCGCCGGGATCTGCCAGGCCGGGGACGTCCTCGGGCTGATCGACGGGGACGTCGCCGTCATCGGCGCCGGCCTGCCCGAGACCGCCGAGGCGGTCCTGGAGCGGATGCTGGGCTCCGGCGGCGAACTGGTCACCCTCGTCCTGGGGCCCGAGGTGCCGGACACCCTCGCCGCGCGCCTGGAGGCGTACGTCCAGCACGCGCACCTGGCCGTGGACACCGTCACCTACCGGGGCGGCCGCTGGTCGGCGCCCCTGCTCATCGGAGTCGAATAG
- the rpmB gene encoding 50S ribosomal protein L28, with product MAANCDVCAKGPSFGNNISHSHRRTSRRWNPNIQRVRAVVNGTPKRLNACTSCIKAGKVSR from the coding sequence GTGGCTGCCAACTGCGACGTTTGCGCCAAGGGGCCGAGCTTCGGCAACAACATCTCCCACTCGCACCGCCGCACCTCGCGTCGCTGGAACCCGAACATCCAGCGCGTCCGTGCCGTGGTCAATGGGACGCCGAAGCGCCTCAACGCCTGCACCTCGTGCATCAAGGCCGGCAAGGTCTCGCGCTGA
- the thiD gene encoding bifunctional hydroxymethylpyrimidine kinase/phosphomethylpyrimidine kinase produces the protein MSPAGAAPPRCLTVAGSDSGGGAGIQADLKTMLALGVHGMSVITAVTAQNSIGVQGAWELPAEAVTAQYRAVVDDIGVQAVKTGMLSSAVLVETVAELLAGTAAPAVVDPVGVSKHGDALLAASALDAVRKELLPRATVATPNLDEVARLTGVAVESEDDMRRAADAILGHGPRWALIKGGHLAAHGGEAVDLLTDGSEELWLRAPRYDNRHTHGTGCTLASAIAAGLAKGLAVPEAVTAAKEYVTGAIAAGFALGGGIGPVDHAWRWR, from the coding sequence GTGAGCCCCGCCGGGGCCGCCCCGCCGCGGTGCCTGACCGTCGCCGGGTCGGATTCCGGCGGCGGCGCGGGCATCCAGGCCGACCTCAAGACCATGCTGGCGCTCGGCGTGCACGGCATGAGCGTGATCACCGCCGTGACCGCCCAGAACTCCATCGGCGTGCAGGGGGCCTGGGAACTGCCCGCCGAGGCCGTCACGGCCCAGTACCGGGCCGTGGTGGACGACATCGGCGTCCAGGCCGTCAAGACCGGGATGCTGTCCTCCGCCGTGCTGGTGGAGACGGTGGCCGAGCTGCTCGCCGGCACCGCCGCCCCGGCGGTGGTGGACCCCGTGGGGGTCTCCAAGCACGGGGACGCGCTGCTCGCCGCCTCCGCGCTGGACGCCGTACGCAAGGAGCTGCTGCCCCGCGCCACGGTGGCGACGCCGAACCTGGACGAGGTGGCCCGGCTCACGGGGGTGGCCGTGGAGAGCGAGGACGACATGCGGCGGGCCGCCGACGCGATCCTCGGCCACGGCCCCCGCTGGGCGCTGATCAAGGGCGGCCACCTCGCGGCGCACGGCGGCGAGGCCGTGGACCTGCTGACCGACGGCTCCGAGGAGCTGTGGCTGCGGGCACCCCGCTACGACAACCGGCACACCCACGGCACGGGCTGCACGCTCGCCAGCGCGATCGCGGCGGGCCTGGCCAAGGGCCTGGCCGTCCCGGAGGCCGTCACGGCGGCCAAGGAGTACGTCACCGGCGCCATCGCCGCGGGCTTCGCGCTCGGCGGCGGCATCGGACCGGTGGACCACGCCTGGCGCTGGCGCTGA
- a CDS encoding thiamine-phosphate kinase, translating into MKGTVGELGEFGLIRELTSRLTTTPAVRLGPGDDAAVVSAPDRRVVASTDILLEGRHFRRDWSTAYDVGRKAAAQNLADIAAMGAVPTALLLGLVVPAELPVTWPTELMDGIRDECQVAGAAVVGGDVVRGDTITVSITALGDLRNHEPVLRSGAQPGDVVAVTGWLGWSAAGFAVLSRGFRSPRAFVEAHRRPEPPYHAGPAAAGLGATAMTDVSDGLIADLGHIAEASKVRIDLRSGAVDIPTQMHDIGQAVGVDPLQWVLTGGEDHAIVATFPPDVKLPARWKVIGEVQHRSALPQVTVDGAPWTSTGGWDHFGADPAVEETP; encoded by the coding sequence ATGAAGGGCACTGTGGGCGAGCTGGGGGAGTTCGGGCTCATTCGGGAGCTCACCTCACGGCTCACCACCACCCCGGCGGTCCGGCTCGGACCCGGCGACGACGCCGCGGTGGTGTCGGCTCCGGACCGACGGGTCGTGGCGAGCACCGACATCCTGCTCGAGGGCAGGCACTTCCGGCGCGACTGGTCCACCGCCTACGACGTGGGCCGCAAGGCCGCCGCGCAGAACCTGGCCGACATCGCCGCCATGGGCGCCGTGCCCACCGCGCTGCTGCTCGGCCTGGTCGTCCCGGCGGAGCTGCCGGTCACCTGGCCCACCGAGCTGATGGACGGCATCCGCGACGAGTGCCAGGTCGCGGGCGCGGCCGTGGTCGGCGGGGACGTCGTACGCGGAGACACCATCACCGTCTCCATCACCGCCCTCGGGGACCTGCGCAACCACGAGCCCGTGCTGCGCTCCGGCGCCCAGCCCGGGGACGTCGTGGCCGTCACCGGCTGGCTCGGCTGGTCCGCGGCCGGCTTCGCGGTGCTCTCGCGCGGCTTCCGCTCCCCGCGGGCCTTCGTCGAGGCGCACCGGCGCCCCGAACCGCCCTACCACGCCGGTCCGGCGGCCGCCGGGCTCGGCGCCACCGCCATGACCGACGTCAGCGACGGCCTGATCGCCGACCTCGGTCACATCGCCGAGGCCAGCAAGGTGCGGATCGACCTGCGCTCGGGGGCCGTGGACATCCCGACCCAGATGCACGACATCGGCCAGGCCGTCGGCGTGGACCCGCTCCAGTGGGTCCTCACCGGGGGAGAGGACCACGCCATCGTGGCCACCTTCCCGCCCGACGTGAAGCTCCCGGCCCGCTGGAAGGTCATCGGCGAGGTCCAGCACCGCTCCGCGCTGCCCCAGGTGACCGTGGACGGCGCCCCCTGGACCAGCACCGGCGGCTGGGACCACTTCGGCGCCGACCCGGCCGTCGAGGAGACCCCGTGA
- a CDS encoding Lrp/AsnC family transcriptional regulator gives MVQAYILIQTEVGKASIVAESIAKIPGVIQAEDVTGPYDVIVRAQADTVDDLGRMVVAKVQQVEGITRTLTCPVVHL, from the coding sequence GTGGTACAGGCGTACATCCTCATCCAGACCGAGGTGGGCAAGGCGTCGATCGTCGCCGAGTCCATCGCCAAGATCCCGGGGGTGATCCAGGCCGAAGACGTGACGGGGCCGTACGACGTGATCGTGCGCGCCCAGGCCGACACCGTCGACGATCTCGGGCGCATGGTCGTCGCCAAGGTCCAGCAGGTGGAGGGCATCACCCGCACCTTGACCTGCCCGGTGGTCCATCTGTAG
- a CDS encoding DUF3515 domain-containing protein: MSLPHRRPLRVLALPAVSASLALAGCAPGDSGARVDPPPAPPAAVAKLCAALHEELPETVDGLARTATSPESDLTAAWGGSAIVLRCGIPKPPKMADPKQDGVEVNGVAWLVEKPEEGGLRFTTGARLAYTEIWVAKEHATDASMLVGLSGAVAKTVPVGISSY, encoded by the coding sequence ATGTCATTGCCGCACCGCCGGCCCCTCCGTGTACTGGCCCTGCCCGCCGTGTCGGCCTCCCTGGCCCTCGCGGGCTGTGCCCCGGGGGATTCCGGGGCCCGGGTGGATCCGCCGCCCGCTCCGCCCGCCGCGGTCGCGAAGCTCTGTGCGGCTCTGCACGAGGAGCTCCCGGAGACGGTGGACGGACTGGCGCGGACCGCCACCTCACCGGAGTCGGATCTGACCGCCGCGTGGGGCGGCTCGGCGATCGTACTGCGGTGCGGTATCCCCAAGCCTCCCAAGATGGCGGATCCCAAGCAGGACGGCGTCGAGGTCAACGGCGTCGCCTGGCTTGTGGAGAAGCCCGAGGAGGGCGGTCTGCGGTTCACCACCGGGGCGCGGCTGGCGTACACGGAGATCTGGGTCGCCAAGGAGCATGCCACGGATGCGAGCATGCTGGTCGGTCTGTCCGGCGCCGTGGCCAAGACCGTCCCCGTGGGGATCTCCTCGTACTGA
- a CDS encoding D-alanine--D-alanine ligase family protein codes for MSSENLPQTPEQQGRKPRVAVVFGGRSSEHAISVVTAGAVLRSIDRAKYEVLPIGITTDGRWALTADEPERMAITDRKLPDVETLAESAEGTVVLSVDPASREVVYTEPGAVPKALGEVDVVFPVLHGPYGEDGTLQGLLELSGVPYVGSGVLASAVGQDKDYMKRVFTSFGLNVGPYVTIRPREWEADQDAARAKILDFAGEHGWPLFIKPARAGSSIGITKVDDPSGLDAAVREARRHDPKIIVEALLRGREIECGVLEFEDGPRASAPAEIPPVSSHDFYDFEAKYIDSASGIVPAPLTPEQTAEVQRLAVEAFEAASCEGLVRADFFLTEDGTFVINEINTMPGFTPISMYPRMWQESGIEYQELVDLLIQAALRRSTGLR; via the coding sequence ATGAGCAGCGAGAACCTCCCCCAGACCCCTGAGCAGCAGGGCCGCAAGCCCCGCGTGGCCGTCGTGTTCGGCGGCCGCAGCTCGGAACACGCCATTTCGGTCGTCACGGCGGGCGCCGTGCTGCGCTCCATCGACCGTGCCAAGTACGAGGTGCTGCCCATCGGCATCACCACGGACGGCCGGTGGGCCCTGACCGCCGACGAGCCCGAGCGCATGGCCATCACGGACCGCAAGCTCCCCGACGTGGAGACGCTCGCGGAGTCCGCCGAGGGCACCGTCGTGCTCTCCGTGGACCCCGCCAGCCGCGAGGTCGTCTACACCGAGCCGGGCGCCGTTCCCAAGGCGCTGGGCGAGGTCGACGTCGTCTTCCCCGTGCTGCACGGGCCCTACGGCGAGGACGGCACCCTCCAGGGCCTCCTGGAGCTCTCCGGGGTCCCGTACGTCGGCTCCGGCGTCCTCGCCTCGGCCGTCGGCCAGGACAAGGACTACATGAAGCGGGTGTTCACCTCCTTCGGGCTGAACGTCGGCCCGTACGTGACCATCCGCCCCCGCGAGTGGGAAGCCGACCAGGACGCCGCCCGCGCGAAGATCCTCGACTTCGCCGGCGAGCACGGCTGGCCGCTGTTCATCAAGCCCGCCCGGGCCGGCTCCTCCATCGGCATCACCAAGGTCGACGACCCCTCCGGGCTCGACGCGGCGGTCCGCGAGGCCCGCCGCCACGACCCGAAGATCATCGTGGAGGCGCTGCTGCGCGGCCGCGAGATCGAGTGCGGCGTCCTGGAGTTCGAGGACGGGCCGCGCGCCAGCGCGCCCGCCGAGATCCCGCCGGTCTCCAGCCACGACTTCTACGACTTCGAGGCGAAGTACATCGACTCCGCCTCCGGGATCGTGCCCGCCCCGCTCACCCCGGAGCAGACCGCCGAGGTGCAGCGGCTCGCGGTCGAGGCCTTCGAGGCCGCGTCCTGCGAGGGTCTGGTGCGTGCCGACTTCTTCCTCACCGAGGACGGCACCTTCGTCATCAACGAGATCAACACCATGCCCGGTTTCACGCCGATCTCCATGTACCCGCGGATGTGGCAGGAGTCCGGCATCGAGTACCAGGAGCTGGTGGACCTCCTGATCCAGGCGGCCCTGCGCCGCTCCACCGGGCTGCGCTAG
- a CDS encoding NAD(P)H-dependent glycerol-3-phosphate dehydrogenase: protein MTRPVKAAVFGTGSWGTAFGMVLADAGCEVTLWGRRQELADAINTGRTNPDYFPDVELPANMRATTDAAEAARDADFAVLAIPSQTLRANLAEWAPLLPADAVLVSLMKGIELGTAKRMSEVIEEVAKVPAERVAVVTGPNLAREIVARQPAASVVACVDEGVARRLQAACHTPYFRPYTSTDVIGCELGGAVKNVIGLAVGIADGMGLGDNTKGSLITRGLAEATRLGLAMGADPLTFSGLAGLGDLVATCSSPLSRNHTFGTNLGRGMTLEETIAVTSQTAEGVKSCQSVADLARRYGVDMPITDTVVDIVHHGKPPLVALKELMGRSAKPERR from the coding sequence GTGACACGTCCCGTGAAGGCGGCCGTCTTCGGAACCGGTTCCTGGGGCACGGCCTTCGGCATGGTGCTCGCCGACGCCGGCTGCGAGGTGACCCTGTGGGGCCGCCGCCAGGAGCTGGCCGACGCCATCAACACCGGCCGGACCAACCCGGACTACTTCCCCGACGTCGAACTGCCCGCGAACATGCGGGCCACCACCGACGCGGCCGAGGCCGCCCGGGACGCCGACTTCGCGGTCCTGGCCATCCCCTCCCAGACCCTGCGCGCCAACCTCGCCGAATGGGCCCCCCTGCTGCCCGCCGACGCCGTGCTCGTCTCCCTGATGAAGGGCATCGAACTGGGCACCGCCAAGCGGATGAGCGAGGTCATCGAGGAGGTGGCCAAGGTCCCCGCCGAGCGCGTCGCCGTCGTCACCGGCCCCAACCTGGCCCGTGAGATCGTCGCCCGGCAGCCCGCGGCCTCCGTCGTCGCCTGCGTGGACGAGGGCGTGGCCCGGCGCCTCCAGGCCGCCTGCCACACCCCGTACTTCCGCCCGTACACCAGCACCGACGTCATCGGCTGTGAGCTCGGCGGCGCCGTCAAGAACGTCATCGGCCTCGCCGTCGGCATCGCGGACGGCATGGGACTGGGCGACAACACCAAGGGCTCCCTCATCACCCGCGGGCTCGCCGAAGCGACCCGCCTGGGCCTGGCGATGGGCGCCGACCCGCTCACCTTCTCCGGCCTCGCGGGCCTCGGCGACCTCGTCGCCACCTGCTCCTCGCCGCTCTCCCGGAACCACACCTTCGGGACCAACCTGGGCCGCGGGATGACCCTCGAGGAGACCATCGCGGTCACCAGCCAGACCGCGGAAGGGGTCAAGTCCTGCCAGTCCGTGGCGGATCTGGCACGCCGGTACGGAGTGGACATGCCGATCACCGACACGGTCGTCGACATCGTGCACCACGGCAAGCCCCCGCTGGTCGCGCTGAAGGAACTGATGGGGCGCAGTGCCAAACCGGAACGCCGCTGA
- a CDS encoding 1-acyl-sn-glycerol-3-phosphate acyltransferase translates to MSRRRIGFWYRLAAVIAKPPLVVLFKRDWRGMDHIPADGGFITAVNHNSYLDPLSYAHFQYNTGRVPRLLAKAGLFKVPFVGMILRGSGQIPVYRETTNALDAFRAAVAAVERGECVAFYPEGTLTRDPEMWPMAGKTGVARVALITKAPVIPVAQWGANLAMPPYAKENKVRLFPRKTLQVLAGPPVDLSAFYDREPTPDVLKGATEAIMADITKLLEELRGQSAPAQPYDHRKARAQQRRDAAGEGKK, encoded by the coding sequence GTGTCCCGCCGCAGAATCGGCTTCTGGTACCGCCTGGCGGCGGTCATCGCAAAACCGCCGCTGGTAGTGCTCTTCAAGCGGGACTGGCGGGGAATGGATCACATTCCGGCCGACGGCGGATTTATCACCGCCGTCAATCACAACTCGTATCTGGACCCGCTCTCCTACGCGCACTTCCAGTACAACACCGGCCGGGTGCCCCGATTGCTCGCCAAGGCCGGACTCTTCAAGGTGCCTTTTGTCGGCATGATCCTGCGCGGATCCGGACAGATCCCCGTCTACCGCGAGACCACCAACGCCCTGGACGCATTCCGGGCCGCCGTGGCCGCCGTCGAGCGCGGTGAATGCGTCGCCTTTTACCCGGAAGGCACCCTCACCCGCGACCCGGAGATGTGGCCGATGGCCGGCAAGACCGGCGTCGCCCGCGTGGCGCTGATCACCAAGGCCCCGGTCATTCCCGTGGCCCAGTGGGGCGCGAATCTCGCGATGCCGCCCTACGCCAAGGAGAACAAGGTCCGGCTGTTCCCGCGCAAGACCCTCCAGGTGCTCGCCGGACCGCCCGTGGACCTCTCGGCGTTCTACGACCGCGAGCCCACGCCGGATGTCCTCAAGGGGGCCACCGAGGCCATCATGGCGGACATCACCAAGCTCCTGGAGGAGCTGCGCGGGCAGAGCGCGCCCGCGCAGCCGTACGACCACCGCAAGGCCAGGGCGCAGCAGCGGCGCGACGCCGCGGGGGAGGGCAAGAAGTGA